In the Arthrobacter sp. 31Y genome, one interval contains:
- a CDS encoding enoyl-CoA hydratase/isomerase family protein yields MALDPQDFTTLLIEEREDRLTVLLNRPEVRNAIDQTMVDELHLVCAELERTPKVLIIAGTEGVFASGADIGQLRERRRDDALQGINSTIFVRIAKLPMPVIAALDGYCLGGGAELAYAADFRIGTPSVRIGNPETGLGILAAAGASWRLKELVGEPKAKEILLAGAVLRAEEALRISLITEIHEAPELMDAAHKLADRIARQDPLAVRITKSVFHAPAEAHPLIDTLAQGILFESQAKFDRMQAFLDKKSAKASQDTAAPTAANDDRTQK; encoded by the coding sequence ATGGCACTGGATCCCCAAGACTTCACCACCCTCCTCATCGAGGAACGCGAGGACCGCCTCACTGTTTTGCTGAACCGTCCCGAGGTCCGTAACGCGATCGACCAGACCATGGTGGATGAGCTTCACCTGGTCTGCGCGGAGCTTGAGCGGACCCCTAAAGTGCTGATCATTGCAGGCACTGAAGGTGTGTTCGCCTCCGGTGCGGACATTGGACAACTACGGGAACGCCGCCGGGACGACGCCTTGCAGGGGATCAACTCCACCATCTTTGTGCGCATCGCCAAGTTGCCCATGCCGGTTATTGCGGCTTTGGATGGGTATTGCCTGGGCGGGGGAGCAGAGCTCGCCTACGCTGCCGACTTCCGTATTGGTACACCGAGCGTCCGGATCGGCAACCCCGAGACCGGGCTGGGAATTCTTGCCGCCGCCGGGGCAAGTTGGCGGCTGAAGGAGCTTGTGGGTGAGCCGAAAGCCAAGGAGATTCTCCTGGCCGGCGCAGTGCTCCGTGCCGAGGAAGCCCTGCGCATCAGCCTCATCACTGAAATCCACGAGGCTCCCGAACTGATGGATGCAGCACACAAGCTGGCGGACCGGATTGCGCGTCAGGACCCCCTGGCCGTGCGGATCACCAAATCCGTGTTCCACGCCCCGGCTGAGGCCCACCCGCTGATCGATACCCTCGCGCAGGGAATCCTCTTCGAATCCCAAGCCAAGTTCGATCGCATGCAGGCGTTCCTGGACAAGAAATCGGCCAAAGCCTCGCAAGACACAGCCGCGCCCACCGCTGCCAACGACGACAGGACCCAGAAATGA
- the paaZ gene encoding phenylacetic acid degradation bifunctional protein PaaZ, with product MTTTAVAPETTAVATVPSYVQDAWWTPAADARKVPVRDASTGEILANVSTDGLDLAAVVDFGRSTGQTELGKLTFHQRALKLKELAMYLNGRRNELYESSSQSGATKIDNMIDIDGGIGVLFTFGSKGRRELPNSQVVVDGPMETLSKDGSFVAEHIYTRIPGVAVQINAFNFPVWGMLEKFAPAFLAGVPTIVKPATPTGYVAAAAVKAIVESGILPAGSLQLISGSARTILDELDYRDLVSFTGSASTANSLKGHKNVVQGGVRFTSETDSLNAAILGPDAVPGTPEFDAFIKAVVTEMTVKAGQKCTAIRRVIVPQSLTSEVAAAVGARINERVVVGDPRAEGVTMGALASLEQLADVRAAVQSMLDAGGELAYGSLDTPSVTSVGGAVGVVEDGAFMSPVLLSWADAEAEEVHSLEAFGPVSSVIGYSDLSDAIRLAARGSGSLVASVCTNDPAVAQELVLGIAAHHGRVHMLNREDARSSTGHGSPVPHLVHGGPGRAGGGEELGGIRSVMHHMQRTAIQGSPNMLTAVTGLWHTGADRNFTVETEGEHPFRKHLSTLRIGDAVRSELREVKLEDITAFANSTGDTFYAHTNQEAAEANPFFPGIVAHGYLLLSWAAGLFVEPAPGPVLANYGLENLRFITPVAAGDSIRVTLTAKKITPRETDEYGEVAWDAVLTNQNDEIVATYDVLTLVEK from the coding sequence ATGACCACTACAGCAGTCGCCCCGGAAACCACAGCCGTTGCAACCGTTCCCAGCTACGTCCAGGATGCCTGGTGGACGCCGGCGGCCGACGCCAGGAAAGTCCCGGTCCGTGACGCGAGCACCGGAGAAATTCTGGCCAACGTCAGCACCGACGGCCTGGACCTTGCCGCCGTCGTGGATTTCGGCCGCAGCACCGGCCAAACGGAACTTGGGAAGCTGACGTTCCACCAGCGCGCGCTCAAGCTCAAAGAGCTGGCCATGTACCTCAACGGGCGTCGCAACGAGCTTTACGAATCCTCATCGCAGAGCGGTGCCACCAAGATCGACAACATGATCGACATTGACGGCGGCATCGGCGTGCTCTTCACGTTCGGCTCCAAAGGCCGCCGTGAACTGCCCAACTCGCAGGTTGTGGTGGACGGTCCCATGGAAACGCTGTCCAAGGATGGATCGTTCGTAGCTGAGCACATCTACACCCGCATACCCGGCGTCGCGGTCCAGATCAACGCGTTCAACTTCCCGGTCTGGGGCATGCTGGAGAAGTTCGCTCCCGCGTTCCTGGCCGGCGTCCCCACCATCGTGAAGCCGGCGACGCCCACGGGATACGTTGCGGCCGCAGCGGTGAAGGCAATCGTCGAGTCGGGCATTCTTCCCGCTGGCTCGCTCCAGCTGATTTCCGGCTCCGCCCGCACCATCCTCGATGAGCTTGATTACCGCGACCTCGTGTCGTTTACGGGTTCGGCATCCACAGCCAACTCCCTGAAGGGCCACAAGAACGTGGTCCAAGGCGGCGTCCGTTTCACCTCCGAAACCGACTCCCTCAACGCTGCAATCCTCGGACCCGACGCCGTTCCAGGCACCCCCGAGTTTGACGCCTTCATCAAGGCGGTAGTCACCGAGATGACCGTCAAAGCCGGACAGAAGTGCACGGCCATCCGCCGCGTCATCGTCCCGCAGTCGCTGACCTCAGAGGTTGCCGCCGCCGTGGGTGCCCGCATCAACGAGCGGGTGGTGGTTGGCGATCCCCGAGCCGAGGGCGTCACCATGGGCGCTTTGGCGTCGCTGGAGCAGCTCGCTGATGTCCGCGCCGCCGTTCAATCAATGCTCGACGCCGGCGGTGAGCTTGCGTACGGATCTCTCGACACGCCGTCGGTCACCTCCGTTGGCGGCGCCGTGGGCGTAGTGGAAGACGGCGCGTTCATGTCCCCGGTCCTCCTGAGCTGGGCAGACGCCGAAGCCGAAGAAGTTCACTCGCTGGAGGCGTTCGGGCCGGTTTCCTCAGTGATCGGGTACTCGGATCTGTCCGATGCCATCCGCTTGGCGGCCCGTGGCTCCGGCTCGTTGGTGGCATCTGTCTGCACCAACGATCCTGCGGTTGCGCAAGAGCTGGTGCTCGGCATCGCTGCTCACCACGGACGCGTCCACATGCTCAACCGTGAAGATGCCCGCTCCTCCACAGGCCACGGTTCCCCGGTCCCGCACCTGGTTCACGGCGGCCCCGGCCGTGCAGGCGGCGGTGAGGAACTGGGCGGCATCCGCTCGGTCATGCACCACATGCAGCGCACGGCAATCCAGGGTTCGCCGAACATGCTGACCGCCGTTACCGGTCTTTGGCACACCGGTGCGGACAGGAACTTCACCGTGGAGACCGAGGGTGAGCACCCCTTCCGGAAGCACCTGTCCACGTTGCGGATCGGTGACGCCGTGCGTTCGGAACTCCGCGAGGTCAAGCTTGAGGACATCACAGCTTTCGCGAACTCCACTGGCGACACGTTCTACGCCCACACCAACCAGGAAGCTGCCGAAGCCAACCCGTTCTTCCCCGGCATTGTGGCCCACGGCTACTTGCTCCTGAGCTGGGCTGCCGGACTCTTTGTGGAGCCCGCACCGGGCCCCGTGCTGGCCAACTACGGCTTGGAGAACCTGCGCTTCATCACCCCTGTTGCGGCGGGGGATTCCATCCGGGTCACGCTGACAGCCAAGAAGATCACGCCGCGTGAGACTGACGAATACGGCGAGGTGGCCTGGGACGCCGTCCTGACCAACCAGAACGACGAAATCGTGGCTACCTACGACGTCCTGACCCTCGTGGAAAAGTAA
- a CDS encoding GNAT family N-acetyltransferase — MTSIEPITLTGQFVTLEPLSQEHHDGLVDAARDGDLWKLWYTSVPTPEGMDAEIDRRLELQAKGSMLPFATRSNVTGKLIGMTTYMNIDHQTPRLEIGSTWNAASAHGTGTNPDSKLLLLRHAFETLGCVAVEFCTHWMNQQSREAIARLGAKQDGVLRNHSRSKDGALRDTVVFSILEHEWPAVRNGLEFRLAKYGA; from the coding sequence GTGACTTCTATAGAACCCATCACCCTGACCGGCCAGTTTGTAACGCTGGAACCGTTGAGCCAGGAACACCATGACGGCCTGGTGGACGCAGCCCGGGACGGCGATCTCTGGAAGCTTTGGTACACCTCGGTCCCCACTCCTGAGGGCATGGATGCAGAGATTGATCGGCGCCTTGAGCTGCAGGCCAAGGGTTCAATGCTGCCTTTCGCCACGCGATCCAACGTCACGGGCAAGCTGATCGGGATGACGACCTACATGAACATCGATCACCAGACGCCTCGCTTGGAGATCGGATCCACGTGGAATGCTGCGTCGGCGCACGGCACGGGGACCAACCCGGATTCGAAGCTGCTGCTCCTGCGCCACGCCTTCGAAACGTTGGGTTGCGTAGCTGTTGAATTCTGTACGCACTGGATGAACCAGCAGTCCCGTGAGGCGATCGCCCGGCTCGGCGCCAAACAGGACGGCGTGCTTCGGAACCACTCCCGCAGCAAAGATGGAGCCCTCCGCGACACCGTGGTGTTCTCCATCCTTGAGCACGAATGGCCGGCCGTCCGCAATGGTTTGGAATTCCGTCTGGCCAAATACGGCGCTTAA
- a CDS encoding 3-hydroxyacyl-CoA dehydrogenase family protein, giving the protein MTSAPAIPHVVGVLGGGRMGAGIAHAFLTKGATVIVVERDHEAAAGAQGRVADAVTKSAARGTLNETPEEAMTRFSTSTDYTSFIHCGLVVEAVPEDYDLKVTALKAVEDHLSADAYLASNTSSLSVTGLANHLRRPANFVGLHFFNPVPASTLIEVVLAKETSPELAEAAKSWTEALGKTAVVVNDAPGFASSRLGVAIALEAMRMVEEGVASAEDIDAAMVLGYKHPTGPLKTTDIVGLDVRLGIAEYLHSTLGDRFAPPQILRDKVARGELGRKTGKGFFDWND; this is encoded by the coding sequence ATGACATCAGCTCCCGCCATCCCGCACGTTGTTGGAGTCCTTGGCGGTGGCCGGATGGGTGCCGGCATCGCTCACGCCTTCCTTACCAAGGGCGCCACGGTGATCGTGGTGGAGCGCGACCACGAGGCAGCAGCGGGGGCGCAAGGTCGCGTTGCCGACGCCGTCACCAAGTCCGCCGCCCGCGGCACCCTGAACGAAACCCCCGAAGAGGCGATGACCCGCTTCAGCACTTCCACGGACTACACATCGTTCATTCACTGCGGGCTCGTGGTGGAAGCTGTGCCTGAGGATTACGATCTCAAGGTCACCGCCCTGAAAGCTGTGGAGGACCACCTGTCCGCGGATGCTTACCTGGCCTCGAACACGTCCTCGTTGTCCGTGACCGGACTGGCCAACCACCTTCGCCGTCCGGCCAATTTCGTGGGCCTGCACTTCTTCAACCCGGTGCCCGCGTCCACCCTCATTGAGGTGGTGCTGGCCAAAGAAACGTCCCCCGAACTCGCTGAAGCGGCGAAAAGCTGGACTGAGGCACTCGGCAAGACCGCCGTCGTCGTCAATGACGCTCCCGGCTTTGCCTCCTCAAGGCTCGGCGTTGCAATTGCCCTTGAGGCGATGCGCATGGTGGAGGAAGGCGTGGCGTCGGCGGAGGACATCGATGCCGCCATGGTTCTGGGCTACAAGCACCCCACCGGTCCGCTGAAGACCACGGATATTGTTGGCCTGGACGTCCGGCTGGGCATTGCTGAGTACCTGCATTCCACGCTGGGGGACCGTTTCGCTCCGCCGCAGATCCTGCGGGACAAAGTGGCGCGCGGGGAGCTTGGCCGGAAGACGGGCAAAGGTTTCTTCGACTGGAACGACTGA
- a CDS encoding tyrosine-protein phosphatase yields MDGTSSTHQGVRWDGAVNAWRIAGDVYRMGRHEWVTEAGWQQMYDDGVRTVIDLRASRERWQRDTDPRVPDEAKARIDVVHCPTEDPDHRDFSELFGPYLKDPAQYGDYLELFADKIAAVFKAIAASPGKVVVHCSAGRDRSGVIAVMLQRLAGAGDEEIVRGYELAARGINERHRTHGAPHAHDPYLSDDELEAMLKTRRQSLRAFLVSLDAAGFLVANGVSDPELAAVQAKLGVVSAD; encoded by the coding sequence ATGGACGGGACTTCTTCAACTCACCAGGGCGTCCGCTGGGACGGCGCCGTCAACGCGTGGCGAATCGCCGGGGATGTTTACCGCATGGGTCGCCACGAATGGGTTACCGAAGCCGGGTGGCAGCAAATGTACGACGACGGCGTCCGCACCGTGATCGATCTCCGCGCCTCGCGCGAGCGGTGGCAACGCGACACCGATCCCCGGGTGCCGGACGAGGCGAAGGCGCGCATCGACGTCGTACATTGCCCGACGGAAGATCCGGACCACAGGGACTTTAGCGAGCTTTTCGGCCCGTACCTTAAGGATCCCGCCCAATATGGGGATTACCTGGAACTGTTCGCTGACAAGATCGCGGCCGTCTTCAAGGCCATCGCTGCGTCACCGGGCAAAGTGGTGGTTCATTGTTCCGCGGGCAGGGATCGCAGTGGTGTGATCGCGGTGATGCTGCAGCGATTGGCGGGTGCCGGCGATGAGGAGATCGTGCGCGGATATGAACTGGCTGCGCGGGGGATTAATGAGCGGCATCGTACCCATGGGGCGCCGCACGCCCATGATCCCTACCTGTCCGACGACGAGCTTGAGGCGATGCTGAAGACGCGGAGGCAGAGCCTGCGGGCCTTCCTCGTGTCACTGGACGCGGCCGGATTCCTGGTGGCCAACGGTGTCTCGGATCCGGAGTTGGCCGCCGTGCAGGCCAAGCTTGGCGTGGTCAGCGCGGACTGA